ATCTGTATCACCCCATGCGGGCTGCCATGTATCATCAATCTCTAAAACCGAATAGGTAAAACCAAGTGATTTTATGTCCTGTGCCATTGAAAGCACGTTCGATTGGTTTACATTGAACAACGGATATTCTGCCCACGTTGACCAAACAGGCCCTTGAAACATCTGAGGTGCAGGTATGGGGACAGGCTGCCACGCCTTTTTATAAGTAAAGTTTGTTGAGATCCAGTCCTTATATGTTGACGGAATATCTTTATCCACAAGTATGTAATAAGAAAAATTATTTGTTGTGCTTGTAATACTGAACATAATATTATCGAGACTTACGCACATAGGTCCATAGCTGTCTACAAACAATCCTGCACCATTAGAAGTTAACCATAGCGGTGTTATGATATTATTTTGATCACCGGTCTGTAATGGACACCTGGTAAAACTGCCCTGCTCAAGCGGAAACCATTGTGCGCCTGCTTGAGAATTTCCTGAAATCGGATCTATATAGTTGCCAATCTCTCCCTGACCGTACCAATGTCCTGCTGTTCCAACAGAAAAACTATCGCCAACACCCGTAACATTAGAGTTCTGCGCTGAGATATCAATCTTTATCATATCGTTTAATAATGAAAATGTGTATGAGATCAAACCGGTATTACTGCCCTGGAGGTAAACAATAGTTCCATTTGTTATAGTGTTATAACCCGAGGCAGAGAACACACATCCTGCTTTCCCGTTAATATCATAATTCCCCGTAGCATTGGATAAGGTCGTATTAGTACATGGTATTGAAGCGAAAACCGGCACATTATTGGATGTTACCGTAAAGCCAAATGGCGATCTGTTTATTATGAGCGAATAATTGGAGCTCGTGAGTGTAAGGTTTTGAGGCATTGCTATAAAATGCAAGCCTTTGGAACTGCCGCAGCCAAGTATTGTAATAATAAAGATTAATGTAATAAATATTTTCGGTTTTCTTTTGTTAAACATCATACTGCATCCGGTTTAAACATTTTATGTACAGGGATATGCCCTTTAAACACTATTGCATAAACAACCAAAGCATCAATCACACCTGCAAAAATGTCAACAAGGTAATGCTGTTTTACATATAGTGTGGATATGGAAATCAAAACTGCTATAAGCATAAACAGGATACCGAGTTTTTTATTATACCTATAAAAGATAAGGGCAACAAGCAATGAATTAGCCACATGAAGGCTTGGAAACACGTTAAATCCCGGATCAACCTTATAAACCAGTGAGAGTGCTTCTGTGCTAATTGAATTTACAACTATATCAGGTCTGATCATTTTAGTGGGATAAACAATGAACACGATAAAAGCTATAACATCTTCAAACAGGTAAGCAAAAGCGATCCTTCTGAATGTATCTATGTTTGTTAATAGAATTATCGGTGCGAAACAAAAAGGATAGTACAGTAAATAGAGCCAGACAAATTCGGGTTCGAATGGCACTGATTGGTCTATCCATGTATTAAGATAATGAAAGCTGCTGCCCTCTTTCCATAATATATTATTATACCAGTCAAGGTAATAAAAGCTAATACTTAAAAAACTCGCAACAAACATGGTGATTATTATTTTTTCGTATTTAATATAAAAATCCACAATGCTGAATGAGACGGTATTTTCATCCATCTGATTATTATAATTCATAATTTATCCTTTTGAAATAATATTTAAACCAAAATTTATACAAACTGTCAAAAGATATAATCAAAAAAATTTTCCGGCGTTTACGCCTGGGTAAAATGCCAACGTTGTCATTCCCGCTAAAGCGGGAATCCGGAGAATGTATGTAAGCGTACTTTGGTATAACAGATACCTTGCTGCTTTCGGCGAGGATGCTCATTCAAAAATACTTGCTGATTTTTTTTTAACGTTATGCTTAATCATTAAGCATGTTTAAAATTCGTGATTTGGCATTCCAAAATCCATTTATAATGGCACCCATTGCAGGGTATACGGATAGTCCGTTCAGACGAATGGTAAAATCTTATGGAGCATCACTTGTATACACGGAACTATTAAGTGCTGATGCGATTGTCCATTCAAATAAAAAAACGCTTGCCCTTATGTCACATCTAAAGGAAGAAAAACCTTTGACCATTCAATTGCTCGGTAAAGAACCTGGGATACTTGTGCATGCAGCCCGGATAGCAATCGCTTCCGGTGCCGATATCATAGATCTTAACATGGGATGCCCTGCAAGCAATGTCGTAAATAACGGTTCCGGCGCTGCTTTAATGAAGTCGCCCGAACTCGTAAGAGAAATTATAAAGGAAATGAGGGCAGGTATAACTGTTCCGTTTACGATTAAAACAAGGATTGGCTGGGATGATAAATCAAAAAATGTTCTTCAAATACTCGAAATAGCAAACGAGGAGGGGATCGATGCAATAGCGATACATCTCAGAACAAAGATGCAGGGGT
This genomic interval from Deltaproteobacteria bacterium contains the following:
- a CDS encoding phosphatase PAP2 family protein; its protein translation is MNYNNQMDENTVSFSIVDFYIKYEKIIITMFVASFLSISFYYLDWYNNILWKEGSSFHYLNTWIDQSVPFEPEFVWLYLLYYPFCFAPIILLTNIDTFRRIAFAYLFEDVIAFIVFIVYPTKMIRPDIVVNSISTEALSLVYKVDPGFNVFPSLHVANSLLVALIFYRYNKKLGILFMLIAVLISISTLYVKQHYLVDIFAGVIDALVVYAIVFKGHIPVHKMFKPDAV
- the dusB gene encoding tRNA dihydrouridine synthase DusB, which produces MFKIRDLAFQNPFIMAPIAGYTDSPFRRMVKSYGASLVYTELLSADAIVHSNKKTLALMSHLKEEKPLTIQLLGKEPGILVHAARIAIASGADIIDLNMGCPASNVVNNGSGAALMKSPELVREIIKEMRAGITVPFTIKTRIGWDDKSKNVLQILEIANEEGIDAIAIHLRTKMQGFKRGIDMQTLTDAVKISRIPVIGNGDILTPYDAKFMLEQSGCAGIMIGRGALGVPWIFGLLNEYMENNSFTLPELTLVKNTIIRHLNFMIGYHGEVQGVKLFRKHLVHYSKGSEISPLLRAPNSSDFRSRAVLISDAGSLFKLIDQYFYYLEKHFHGVVHV